A region from the Sandaracinus amylolyticus genome encodes:
- a CDS encoding FecR domain-containing protein yields MSKGHRLRDAIADVREHVAPEWDRARASRAAQRAAARGRRRVVRRTIGSAIAIAAMIAIGFVARPTATTPATGTPDPEVSTIATPSVLRLADGSIVTPLDADSEVFVGRMTPGEIELVLVRGAARFEVTPGLPRVFRVRAGTVAVSVIGTVFTVRREGSGAAVEVDQGRVRVEWEPGARIELGAGERGAFPTAAAAELEPSPTIVPAAVARQTVAPRSVAEETVAPETIAPETVVPETIARQTIASDSIARETIDRVRDRRDAPARAAEPAAVAPPEVVEPATPEPDARPAWRAHAEQGRYDEGYALLLLDPTVLRGDDVDTLIVAADCARLSGHPAEALAYLRRALDVGRDDARAPVVAFTLGRVLLQQLGRPADAADAFEQTRSLAPEGTLAQDALAREVEACHRAGLHDRARARALDYLRLYPEDLRTDAVRRLGGLE; encoded by the coding sequence ATGAGTAAAGGCCACCGTCTCCGAGATGCGATCGCCGACGTGCGCGAGCACGTCGCGCCGGAGTGGGATCGCGCGCGCGCGAGCCGCGCCGCCCAGCGCGCGGCCGCGCGTGGCCGCCGTCGCGTGGTGCGGCGCACGATCGGATCGGCGATCGCGATCGCCGCGATGATCGCGATCGGCTTCGTCGCGCGCCCGACGGCGACGACGCCCGCGACGGGCACGCCCGACCCCGAGGTCTCGACGATCGCGACGCCGAGCGTCCTGCGCCTCGCCGACGGATCGATCGTGACGCCGCTCGATGCCGACAGCGAGGTCTTCGTCGGGCGCATGACGCCCGGCGAGATCGAGCTCGTGCTGGTGCGCGGCGCGGCGCGCTTCGAGGTCACGCCGGGCCTGCCGCGCGTGTTCCGCGTGCGCGCAGGCACCGTCGCGGTGTCGGTGATCGGCACGGTGTTCACGGTGCGGCGCGAGGGCAGCGGCGCCGCGGTCGAGGTCGATCAGGGGCGCGTACGCGTCGAGTGGGAGCCCGGCGCGCGCATCGAGCTCGGCGCGGGCGAGCGCGGCGCGTTCCCGACCGCAGCGGCCGCAGAGCTCGAGCCGAGCCCGACGATCGTGCCCGCAGCGGTCGCGCGACAGACGGTCGCGCCGCGCTCGGTCGCGGAGGAAACCGTCGCGCCCGAGACGATCGCGCCCGAGACGGTCGTGCCCGAGACGATCGCGCGCCAGACGATCGCGAGCGATTCGATCGCGCGCGAGACGATCGACCGCGTGCGCGATCGACGCGACGCCCCGGCGCGCGCCGCCGAGCCCGCGGCGGTCGCGCCGCCCGAGGTGGTCGAGCCCGCCACGCCCGAGCCCGACGCGCGTCCCGCGTGGCGCGCCCACGCCGAGCAGGGTCGCTACGACGAGGGCTACGCGCTGCTGCTCCTCGATCCCACGGTGCTGCGTGGCGATGACGTCGACACCCTCATCGTCGCCGCAGACTGCGCGCGGCTCTCGGGCCATCCCGCCGAAGCGCTCGCGTACCTGCGACGGGCCCTCGACGTCGGTCGCGACGATGCGCGCGCCCCGGTCGTCGCCTTCACGCTCGGTCGCGTGCTGCTCCAGCAGCTCGGCCGACCCGCCGACGCCGCGGACGCGTTCGAGCAGACGCGCAGTCTCGCCCCCGAGGGGACCCTCGCGCAGGACGCGCTCGCGCGCGAGGTCGAGGCTTGTCACCGCGCCGGGCTGCACGATCGAGCACGCGCGCGCGCTCTCGACTATCTTCGCCTCTATCCCGAGGATCTCCGCACCGACGCCGTCCGCCGGCTCGGCGGTCTCGAGTGA
- a CDS encoding Ig-like domain-containing protein, producing MRSRSGTGLIVLLALALAACDGTREPVLRVDAGGDAPPDELRPYVVSTSPASGSADVPPDEWIDVTFSEPIAEGGGVTVTADGTAVALEPLHWDDARRVLSIEPVEALPSRARVQVRIADDFEDRAGNPLREPVLVVFEVGDAAAPRVIASEPVVGDTGVSARLGAIEVRFDEPMDARAGTARLEGPGTARVIEQRWAEGALLRVTIEGLSHESAYRLVLDGFTDAAGRALDTTAYLDEGAITFTTGPDADAPRVVDASPAEGQVNVATLTREIVVAFDEPMDVTRRAARLDVPGTEMWLTGTWSEDSRTITFGAAGHLAPSGAHALDLTALRDVAGNALDPVTYLEDGALDFATGADGRPPTVVSSTPVEGARNVRASIEEIVVRFDRAMDRDATATVRVDDGVAPIDVPARWNLAGTELHLDVRARLYAERAHRVDLRAQRDLFGTALDVAGVYLGGDGELDFTTANGSGESCTDALSIASATPVAGGGHEWRLAARAVTSREGEGAGAQCATRPDWISPDAVVRVVKTTPAASQGGTYLHVTATSAASRLVVLEVRSSCAPSREPIDPARLDCPGERATWESWLDVGPGEYFVWVATAAAGTLAAFEGATIRVDEVAAVPEGESCADPYDASSVIHTVGAGGEHVYTIPASAGRASDRTVVAYDGAGTMQCDPERVQGGDVVIALPKASSTSVLSAVVQGEVDVELLDRCDARATGARSLACAAADISGRLRAELTTRGPAGTHYAWMAATKPYLGMAGATLRVREIEPQAGDDCAHAIRIAPSGTTTISATRPERLDVPGCFPTTGGITWYRFTAAEAATVIDASGPGAIAVVAPGALEARSCTTDTSGPALGAFATPGSDVCIAISSSAGIGSLTLTPVPYDGVMGRVTPLGIAPPARATGGLESMESEVWIAVTPTTIHAAVQWPARILSVPRAGHVRADSHELEEFELGYSGVAVGEALFSLDDAGFYDLGLGTIVGPADQTRLYRVVTPGGTFTTREPFDWDGPARLGSQVYRSVAYDGAELWLLVDSPAALGGGGSAGPITLYRASPSAPGVVRVAGVLSTMQRAIATAVDATYVYLLGRVGGAGGVYRVRRDALGDDPIPELVAPANVPETMPRGSIELDSVVAAQTLYFRDAQGDLRVVTGLGTSTPIDLGVLSPLGDADDHQLTYDALGRSIFLFESETDARGNFVRLD from the coding sequence ATGCGATCCCGATCCGGTACGGGGCTCATCGTCCTGCTCGCGCTGGCGCTCGCCGCGTGCGACGGCACGCGCGAGCCCGTCCTTCGGGTGGACGCGGGAGGCGACGCGCCACCCGACGAGCTGCGCCCGTACGTCGTGAGCACGTCACCCGCGAGCGGCAGCGCCGACGTGCCGCCCGACGAGTGGATCGACGTCACGTTCAGCGAGCCGATCGCCGAGGGCGGCGGCGTGACCGTGACCGCCGACGGAACCGCGGTGGCGCTCGAGCCGCTGCACTGGGACGACGCGCGCCGCGTCCTCTCGATCGAGCCGGTCGAGGCTCTTCCTTCTCGCGCGCGCGTGCAGGTGCGCATCGCCGACGACTTCGAGGACCGCGCGGGCAACCCGCTGCGCGAGCCGGTGCTCGTCGTGTTCGAGGTGGGCGACGCCGCAGCGCCTCGCGTGATCGCGAGCGAGCCCGTCGTCGGCGACACCGGCGTGTCGGCGCGGCTCGGCGCGATCGAGGTGCGGTTCGACGAGCCGATGGACGCGCGCGCAGGCACCGCGCGCCTCGAGGGCCCCGGCACCGCGCGCGTGATCGAGCAGCGCTGGGCCGAGGGCGCGCTCCTGCGCGTGACGATCGAAGGGCTCTCGCACGAGAGCGCGTATCGCCTCGTGCTCGATGGCTTCACCGATGCCGCGGGCCGCGCGCTCGACACGACCGCGTACCTCGACGAGGGCGCGATCACGTTCACGACCGGGCCCGACGCCGACGCGCCGCGCGTGGTCGATGCGAGCCCGGCCGAAGGGCAGGTCAACGTAGCGACGCTCACCCGCGAGATCGTCGTCGCGTTCGACGAGCCGATGGACGTGACGCGGCGCGCGGCGCGCCTCGACGTGCCGGGCACCGAGATGTGGCTCACCGGCACGTGGTCCGAGGACTCGCGCACGATCACGTTCGGCGCCGCGGGGCACCTCGCGCCCTCGGGCGCGCACGCGCTCGATCTCACCGCGCTGCGCGACGTCGCGGGCAACGCGCTCGACCCCGTCACGTACCTCGAGGACGGCGCGCTCGACTTCGCGACCGGCGCGGACGGGCGTCCGCCGACCGTCGTGTCGTCCACGCCGGTCGAGGGCGCGCGCAACGTGCGCGCGTCCATCGAGGAGATCGTCGTGCGCTTCGATCGCGCGATGGATCGCGACGCGACCGCGACCGTGCGCGTCGACGACGGAGTGGCGCCGATCGACGTGCCCGCGCGCTGGAACCTCGCGGGCACCGAGCTGCACCTCGACGTGCGCGCGCGGCTCTACGCGGAGCGCGCGCACCGCGTCGATCTGCGCGCCCAGCGCGATCTGTTCGGCACCGCGCTCGACGTCGCGGGCGTCTATCTCGGCGGCGACGGCGAGCTCGACTTCACGACCGCGAACGGCAGCGGCGAGTCGTGCACCGACGCGCTCTCGATCGCGTCGGCGACGCCGGTCGCGGGCGGCGGGCACGAGTGGCGGCTCGCGGCGCGCGCGGTGACCTCGCGCGAGGGAGAAGGCGCGGGCGCGCAGTGCGCGACGAGGCCCGACTGGATCTCGCCCGACGCGGTGGTGCGCGTGGTGAAGACGACGCCCGCCGCGTCGCAGGGCGGGACCTATCTGCACGTGACCGCGACGAGCGCGGCGTCCCGGCTCGTCGTGCTCGAGGTGCGCTCGTCGTGCGCGCCCTCGCGCGAGCCGATCGATCCGGCGCGGCTCGACTGCCCGGGCGAGCGCGCGACGTGGGAGTCGTGGCTCGACGTCGGGCCCGGCGAGTACTTCGTGTGGGTCGCGACCGCGGCCGCGGGGACGCTCGCTGCGTTCGAGGGCGCGACGATCCGCGTCGACGAGGTCGCGGCGGTCCCCGAGGGCGAGTCGTGCGCCGATCCGTACGACGCGAGCTCCGTGATCCACACGGTGGGCGCGGGCGGTGAGCACGTCTACACGATCCCCGCGAGCGCCGGGCGCGCGTCGGATCGCACCGTCGTCGCCTACGACGGCGCGGGGACGATGCAGTGCGATCCCGAGCGCGTGCAGGGCGGCGACGTCGTGATCGCGCTCCCGAAGGCGTCGTCGACGAGCGTGCTCTCCGCGGTCGTGCAGGGCGAGGTCGACGTCGAGCTGCTCGATCGCTGCGACGCGCGCGCGACCGGCGCGCGCTCGCTCGCGTGCGCCGCGGCCGACATCAGCGGGAGGCTGCGCGCCGAGCTCACGACGCGCGGCCCCGCGGGCACGCACTACGCGTGGATGGCCGCCACGAAGCCGTACCTCGGCATGGCCGGCGCGACGCTGCGGGTGCGCGAGATCGAGCCGCAGGCGGGCGACGACTGCGCGCACGCGATCCGCATCGCGCCGAGCGGGACCACGACGATCAGCGCGACGCGCCCCGAGCGCCTCGACGTGCCCGGCTGTTTCCCGACGACCGGCGGGATCACCTGGTACCGCTTCACCGCGGCCGAGGCCGCGACGGTGATCGACGCGAGCGGCCCCGGCGCGATCGCGGTGGTCGCGCCCGGCGCGCTCGAGGCGCGCTCGTGCACGACCGACACGTCGGGGCCCGCGCTCGGCGCGTTCGCGACGCCCGGCAGCGACGTGTGCATCGCGATCTCGAGCAGCGCGGGCATCGGCTCGCTCACGCTCACGCCCGTCCCCTACGACGGCGTGATGGGGCGCGTCACGCCGCTCGGGATCGCACCGCCCGCGCGCGCGACCGGCGGCCTCGAGTCGATGGAGTCCGAGGTCTGGATCGCGGTCACGCCGACGACGATCCACGCCGCGGTGCAGTGGCCGGCGCGCATCCTCTCGGTGCCGCGCGCGGGCCACGTGCGCGCCGACTCGCACGAGCTCGAGGAGTTCGAGCTGGGCTACTCGGGCGTCGCGGTCGGCGAGGCGCTCTTCAGCCTCGACGACGCGGGCTTCTACGACCTCGGTCTCGGTACGATCGTCGGGCCGGCCGATCAGACGCGGCTCTATCGCGTCGTGACGCCGGGCGGCACGTTCACGACGCGCGAGCCGTTCGACTGGGACGGGCCCGCGCGGCTCGGGAGCCAGGTGTACCGCTCGGTCGCGTACGACGGGGCCGAGCTGTGGCTGCTCGTCGACTCGCCGGCGGCGCTCGGCGGCGGCGGCTCGGCGGGCCCGATCACGCTCTACCGCGCGAGCCCCAGCGCGCCCGGCGTGGTGCGCGTCGCGGGCGTGCTCTCGACGATGCAGCGCGCGATCGCGACCGCCGTCGACGCGACGTACGTGTATCTGCTCGGTCGTGTCGGAGGCGCGGGCGGCGTCTATCGCGTGCGCCGCGACGCGCTCGGCGACGATCCGATCCCCGAGCTCGTCGCGCCGGCGAACGTGCCGGAGACGATGCCGCGCGGCTCGATCGAGCTCGACTCGGTCGTCGCGGCGCAGACGCTCTACTTCCGCGATGCGCAGGGCGATCTGCGCGTCGTGACCGGTCTCGGCACGAGCACGCCGATCGACCTCGGCGTGCTGAGCCCGCTGGGCGACGCCGACGACCACCAGCTCACGTACGACGCGCTCGGTCGCTCGATCTTCCTCTTCGAGTCCGAGACCGACGCGCGCGGGAATTTCGTCCGTTTGGACTGA
- a CDS encoding RNA polymerase sigma factor, with amino-acid sequence MSSDARAHLRLIGSPPDDEGDEPHGDDADPSQLRAPIDLDSAFRLHGGYVLRVAMRILGRSSELDDIVQDVFLDAVRGIDRLRDPDAARAWLATLTVRKARLVLRKRYALTIFGLNEELDQAALADERASPEQRTRIADLYRVLGSLPTEERLAWTLRHLEGEPLERVALACECSLATVKRRIAAAHAVLEAELADE; translated from the coding sequence ATGAGCTCCGACGCGCGGGCGCACCTGCGATTGATCGGCTCGCCTCCCGACGACGAGGGGGACGAGCCGCACGGCGACGACGCCGATCCGTCGCAGCTCCGCGCGCCGATCGATCTCGACTCGGCGTTCCGTCTCCACGGGGGCTACGTGCTCCGGGTCGCCATGCGGATCCTCGGTCGCAGCTCGGAGCTCGACGACATCGTGCAGGACGTCTTCCTCGACGCGGTGCGCGGCATCGATCGCCTGCGCGATCCCGACGCCGCGCGCGCGTGGCTCGCGACGCTCACGGTGCGCAAGGCGCGCCTGGTGCTGCGCAAGCGCTACGCGCTCACGATCTTCGGGCTCAACGAGGAGCTCGATCAGGCGGCGCTCGCCGACGAGCGCGCGTCGCCGGAGCAGCGCACGCGCATCGCGGATCTCTACCGCGTGCTCGGGTCGCTGCCGACGGAAGAACGCCTCGCGTGGACCCTGCGCCACCTCGAAGGCGAGCCCCTCGAGCGCGTCGCGCTCGCGTGCGAGTGCTCGCTCGCGACGGTGAAGAGACGCATCGCCGCCGCCCACGCGGTCCTGGAAGCGGAGCTCGCCGATGAGTAA
- a CDS encoding Ig-like domain-containing protein, whose translation MGWCTAVLVIAAPGCGDDDSSTGGDDASVPGDTVAPSVISISPTDGATGVAPDTTLRVTFSEPMDPAAGTLVVRSGDTTLTLGAPSWNDEGTELSIRTAMPMPQGATTLAVDADFEDLAGNALEMGGEVEFEVLDLVAPQIVSTTPTEGATVSTGITELVFVISEDVRGDLPTMTITGAGTPALGAPAWSDARTLRVPVSGLAHDGEYRVTIAGVRDLAGNALDASALGDEGALDFTADDDIAPVVTDSSPSEGQVDVAWAALTQVVVLFSEPMDATAGTATLTVSGASTTLTGSWDMGGRRLLLDVTDRLENITAHRVALEGYRDVAGNALDGTVLLVDGAIDFTTGDLYEPYVVSSTPAEGATDVEPSTPTTPLELTITFSEAMDTSRTEVTIAGDGASITASGTWSIAGTSLTVPVGARLNAGASYSIDLTAFRDATGTLLDAAHEGLVDGRLDFTLRAPTGERCGDALTNAQAVTVDGALEWQLAASGVTADDGAVTCTPTNPVLPDGVVRYRKTTPSLSAGGTALHITLRNGFNFEVTSDTCELPAADPSDQLRCSYMNADNTGLVETWLDVGPGDYYVWVSNFDDFAQTTVRIAEEAMPRDGESCIAPYDSTTDATIYTAPASADGEHVWAITTGTIHGMERTVTPAGPGPLSCDPTVPLGHDAVIAFDKTSDASLVTVSVVPFGRASPFGAPAPHIDVEISRGGCDPTTAGRDIEVCATRLTGPGGGASFTIDGPAGRLDTWLTAPQQPAPPNGLITAFVPFPGATVRISEFTPGLGDTCANAIPLSPGANTIAPDRTHRAYAPSCLPSGGLTWYRYTPTRNFGIVRTDVATRGALVGAASASTINCGADLTTGVSAPTTVGEDVCIAVASGSGATTLTIQELDFGGVRGVPTDLGITFPATAPETVGFSSPRWIATTPTHIAVGLNQRIVASAPIAGGADFSLSTLGGTTRQLGLGALFDGTSIIGTMSSGVATDPRVARVTDAMGAAFTTDPATFVDTPPAPTGYAAKQTNAIARDGDNVIVATARSFSSPPSTQFYSIPIAGGAATLLGENTTFDGVAGLAADATYFYFTTMVGTTRGLFRLPRGALASPSTPPELLVAVTVDLNNQPVYLDAANDALYFRATAISITSSSSEVWLVIDPDGVTPAFAGPIWRTTVGSGLGFDPSGPSLFVIDASAGVQSAARWLRLD comes from the coding sequence GTGGGGTGGTGCACGGCGGTCCTCGTGATCGCGGCGCCGGGCTGCGGCGACGACGACTCGAGCACGGGAGGCGACGACGCGTCGGTCCCGGGCGACACCGTCGCGCCGAGCGTGATCTCGATCTCGCCCACCGACGGGGCCACGGGGGTGGCGCCGGACACGACGCTGCGCGTGACGTTCTCGGAGCCGATGGATCCCGCTGCGGGCACGCTCGTGGTGCGCAGCGGAGACACGACGCTGACGCTCGGCGCGCCCTCGTGGAACGACGAAGGCACCGAGCTCTCGATCCGCACCGCGATGCCGATGCCGCAGGGCGCGACGACGCTCGCGGTGGACGCGGACTTCGAGGACCTCGCGGGCAACGCGCTCGAGATGGGCGGCGAGGTCGAGTTCGAGGTGCTCGACCTCGTCGCGCCGCAGATCGTGTCGACCACGCCCACCGAGGGCGCGACGGTGTCGACCGGCATCACCGAGCTCGTCTTCGTGATCAGCGAGGACGTGCGCGGTGATCTGCCCACGATGACGATCACCGGCGCGGGCACGCCCGCGCTCGGCGCGCCCGCGTGGAGCGACGCGCGCACGCTGCGCGTCCCGGTGAGCGGCCTCGCGCACGACGGCGAGTACCGCGTGACGATCGCCGGTGTTCGCGACCTCGCGGGCAACGCGCTCGACGCGAGCGCGCTGGGCGACGAAGGCGCGCTCGACTTCACGGCGGACGACGACATCGCGCCGGTCGTGACCGACTCGAGCCCGAGCGAGGGCCAGGTCGACGTCGCGTGGGCCGCGCTCACGCAGGTCGTGGTGCTCTTCTCGGAGCCGATGGACGCGACGGCGGGCACCGCGACGCTGACGGTCTCCGGCGCGTCGACGACGCTCACGGGCAGCTGGGACATGGGCGGACGCCGCCTGCTGCTCGACGTCACCGATCGCCTCGAGAACATCACCGCGCACCGGGTCGCGCTCGAGGGCTACCGCGACGTCGCGGGGAACGCGCTCGACGGAACCGTGCTGCTCGTCGACGGCGCGATCGACTTCACCACCGGCGATCTCTACGAGCCGTACGTCGTCTCGAGCACGCCTGCCGAGGGCGCGACCGACGTCGAGCCGTCGACCCCGACGACGCCGCTCGAGCTCACGATCACGTTCAGCGAGGCGATGGACACCTCGCGCACCGAGGTGACGATCGCCGGCGACGGCGCGTCGATCACCGCGAGCGGCACGTGGTCGATCGCGGGCACGTCGCTCACGGTGCCCGTCGGCGCGCGTCTCAACGCGGGCGCGAGCTACTCGATCGATCTCACCGCGTTCCGCGACGCGACGGGCACGCTGCTCGACGCGGCGCACGAAGGGCTCGTCGACGGCCGGCTGGACTTCACGCTGCGCGCGCCGACCGGCGAGCGCTGCGGTGACGCGCTCACCAACGCGCAGGCCGTGACGGTCGACGGCGCGCTCGAGTGGCAGCTCGCGGCGAGCGGCGTGACCGCCGACGACGGCGCGGTCACCTGCACGCCCACGAACCCCGTCCTGCCCGACGGCGTGGTGCGCTACCGCAAGACCACGCCGAGCCTCTCGGCGGGCGGCACCGCGCTCCACATCACGCTGCGCAACGGGTTCAACTTCGAGGTGACCTCGGACACCTGCGAGCTCCCCGCCGCCGATCCGTCCGACCAGCTGCGCTGCTCGTACATGAACGCCGACAACACCGGCCTCGTCGAGACGTGGCTCGATGTCGGTCCCGGCGACTACTACGTCTGGGTCAGCAACTTCGACGACTTCGCGCAGACGACGGTGCGCATCGCCGAAGAGGCGATGCCGCGCGACGGCGAGAGCTGCATCGCGCCCTACGACAGCACGACCGACGCGACGATCTACACCGCGCCGGCGAGCGCCGACGGCGAGCACGTCTGGGCGATCACGACCGGCACGATCCACGGCATGGAGCGCACGGTCACGCCTGCCGGGCCGGGCCCGCTCTCGTGCGATCCGACCGTGCCGCTCGGCCACGACGCGGTGATCGCGTTCGACAAGACCAGCGACGCGAGCCTCGTGACCGTCAGCGTCGTGCCCTTCGGCCGCGCGTCGCCGTTCGGAGCGCCCGCCCCGCACATCGACGTGGAGATCTCGCGCGGCGGATGTGACCCGACGACCGCGGGGCGGGACATCGAGGTGTGCGCGACGCGTCTCACCGGCCCCGGCGGCGGCGCGAGCTTCACGATCGACGGTCCCGCGGGTCGCCTCGACACCTGGCTCACCGCGCCGCAGCAGCCCGCGCCGCCGAACGGCCTGATCACCGCGTTCGTGCCGTTCCCCGGCGCGACCGTGCGCATCTCGGAGTTCACGCCGGGCCTCGGCGACACCTGCGCGAACGCGATCCCGCTGAGCCCCGGCGCGAACACCATCGCGCCCGATCGCACGCACCGCGCGTACGCCCCGTCGTGCCTGCCGTCGGGCGGCCTCACCTGGTACCGCTACACGCCGACGCGCAACTTCGGGATCGTCCGCACCGACGTCGCGACGCGCGGCGCCCTCGTGGGCGCGGCGAGCGCGAGCACGATCAACTGCGGCGCCGATCTCACCACGGGCGTCAGCGCGCCCACCACGGTCGGCGAGGACGTGTGCATCGCGGTCGCGTCCGGCTCGGGCGCGACGACGCTGACGATCCAGGAGCTCGACTTCGGCGGCGTGCGCGGCGTGCCGACCGATCTCGGGATCACGTTCCCCGCGACCGCGCCCGAGACCGTCGGGTTCTCGAGCCCGCGCTGGATCGCGACGACGCCGACGCACATCGCGGTCGGGCTCAACCAGCGGATCGTCGCGAGCGCGCCCATCGCGGGCGGCGCGGACTTCTCGCTCTCGACGCTGGGCGGCACGACGCGTCAGCTCGGCCTCGGAGCGCTCTTCGACGGCACGTCGATCATCGGGACGATGTCGAGCGGCGTCGCCACCGATCCGCGCGTCGCGCGCGTCACCGACGCGATGGGCGCCGCGTTCACCACCGACCCCGCGACGTTCGTCGACACGCCGCCGGCGCCCACCGGCTATGCCGCCAAGCAGACCAACGCGATCGCGCGCGACGGTGACAACGTGATCGTCGCGACGGCGCGCTCGTTCTCCTCGCCTCCGTCGACGCAGTTCTATTCGATCCCGATCGCCGGTGGCGCGGCGACGCTTCTCGGAGAGAACACCACGTTCGATGGCGTCGCAGGCCTCGCGGCGGACGCCACGTACTTCTACTTCACGACGATGGTCGGCACGACGCGCGGGCTCTTCCGCCTGCCGCGCGGCGCGCTCGCGAGCCCCTCGACGCCGCCCGAGCTCCTCGTCGCGGTGACCGTCGACCTCAACAACCAGCCGGTCTATCTCGACGCCGCGAACGACGCGCTCTACTTCCGCGCGACGGCGATCTCGATCACGAGCTCGAGCTCGGAGGTCTGGCTCGTCATCGATCCCGACGGCGTGACCCCCGCGTTCGCCGGGCCGATCTGGCGCACCACCGTGGGCAGCGGGCTGGGGTTCGATCCGAGCGGGCCCTCGCTCTTCGTGATCGACGCGTCCGCGGGCGTGCAGAGCGCCGCGCGCTGGTTGCGGCTCGACTGA
- a CDS encoding class I SAM-dependent methyltransferase — protein sequence MTRRTFDEGYYRRFYLDRKRRVASREDTEKLVEFVAAYLRMLDVRVRTVLDLGCGLGWWREPVLRCFPGATWTGVEVSEHLCDTLGWSRGSVVDWRGEPADLVVCQGVLQYLDDGAATRALANLKRHATKAIYLEAVTREDWSKTVDRARSDHHVALRSAEVYKRALSTRFVHAGGGLWLRKSEATLFALERA from the coding sequence ATGACACGACGCACGTTCGACGAGGGTTATTACCGGCGTTTCTATCTCGATCGCAAAAGGCGCGTCGCGTCGCGCGAAGACACGGAAAAGCTCGTCGAATTCGTCGCTGCGTACCTGCGCATGCTGGACGTGCGTGTGCGCACGGTGCTCGATCTCGGGTGCGGGCTCGGGTGGTGGAGAGAGCCCGTGCTGCGCTGTTTTCCTGGAGCGACCTGGACGGGCGTCGAGGTGAGCGAGCACCTCTGCGACACGCTCGGTTGGAGCCGCGGCTCCGTCGTCGACTGGCGCGGTGAGCCCGCCGACCTCGTGGTCTGTCAGGGCGTGCTGCAGTACCTCGACGATGGCGCGGCGACGCGCGCGCTCGCGAACCTGAAGCGCCACGCGACGAAGGCGATCTACCTCGAGGCGGTCACGCGCGAGGACTGGAGCAAGACGGTCGATCGAGCGCGCAGCGATCACCACGTCGCGCTGCGATCGGCCGAGGTCTACAAGCGCGCACTGTCGACGCGCTTCGTGCACGCGGGCGGCGGGCTCTGGCTGCGCAAGAGCGAAGCGACGCTCTTCGCGCTCGAGCGCGCGTGA